From Streptomyces sp. NBC_01460, a single genomic window includes:
- a CDS encoding YceI family protein yields the protein MVLSLLRGRRSKAASGGGARFALPVPAGAGTVTCEVIDPMGQPLGGAEITVTAQESARTVAKGTTDLYGMFVAALPPGDYRLLMTAEGMQPASWTFGIAAGETLSMGRVQLDVARQLEPPAPGTWLFDPPHTAIRFIAKHVGMANVHGRFTAFEGGVRIAPVVEDSQVEIRIDASSINTGNKTRDNHLRSADFLDVENYPHLHFASRRFVYRGGNNWTVQGGLTMHGVSRSVSLDTQYLGAVNGGYGEELRCAARATAELHREDYTLNWRNMLARGIAIVGPTIQLEMDIQTMFQGPDTPTPPE from the coding sequence ATGGTCCTCTCTCTCCTCCGCGGCAGGCGATCGAAGGCAGCCTCCGGCGGCGGTGCGAGATTCGCCCTTCCCGTCCCGGCCGGGGCCGGAACCGTCACCTGTGAGGTGATCGACCCGATGGGCCAGCCGCTCGGCGGCGCCGAGATCACGGTGACCGCCCAGGAATCGGCCCGGACGGTTGCGAAGGGCACCACCGACCTCTACGGCATGTTCGTCGCCGCCCTGCCGCCCGGCGACTACCGACTGCTGATGACGGCCGAAGGGATGCAGCCGGCCAGCTGGACGTTCGGCATCGCCGCGGGCGAGACCCTGTCGATGGGCCGCGTACAGCTGGACGTCGCCCGGCAGCTGGAGCCCCCGGCACCCGGCACCTGGCTCTTCGACCCGCCGCACACCGCGATCCGCTTCATCGCGAAGCACGTCGGCATGGCCAACGTGCACGGCCGCTTCACCGCCTTCGAGGGCGGAGTCCGGATCGCACCCGTGGTCGAGGACTCGCAGGTCGAGATACGCATCGACGCCTCGAGCATCAACACGGGCAACAAGACCCGGGACAACCATCTGCGCTCCGCGGACTTCCTCGACGTGGAGAACTACCCGCACCTCCATTTCGCCAGCAGGCGCTTCGTGTACCGGGGCGGGAACAACTGGACGGTCCAGGGAGGGCTGACGATGCACGGTGTGAGCCGTTCCGTCTCCCTGGACACGCAGTACCTGGGCGCCGTCAACGGCGGTTACGGCGAGGAACTGCGCTGCGCGGCGCGTGCCACGGCCGAGCTGCACCGCGAGGACTACACCCTGAACTGGCGCAACATGCTCGCCCGCGGCATCGCCATCGTCGGGCCCACGATCCAGCTGGAGATGGACATCCAGACGATGTTCCAGGGCCCCGACACCCCGACGCCTCCGGAGTGA